A section of the Bacteroidota bacterium genome encodes:
- a CDS encoding HAD family hydrolase — MLNKAIFLDRDGVINHENGYTTSLSEFKILPDVLLNLKKWQELGYLLFIISNQGGISKGLFTQQELEKMHTFFLDESKKAGVSISEIYYCMHHPQSNSGKCICRKPDSVMLEKAIARFSIDPKQSYFIGDKDTDMQAAQKAGIKGILVPINDSLNKINIH, encoded by the coding sequence ATGCTAAACAAGGCTATTTTTCTGGATAGAGATGGTGTAATAAACCACGAAAACGGATACACAACTAGTTTATCTGAATTTAAAATTTTGCCGGACGTGCTATTGAATTTAAAAAAATGGCAAGAATTAGGCTATTTACTTTTTATCATTTCTAATCAAGGAGGAATAAGTAAAGGGTTGTTCACACAACAGGAATTAGAAAAGATGCATACATTTTTTTTAGACGAGTCTAAAAAAGCAGGAGTATCAATTTCTGAAATTTATTATTGTATGCATCATCCGCAATCCAACTCGGGTAAATGTATTTGTAGAAAACCAGATTCGGTTATGTTAGAGAAAGCAATTGCTCGATTTTCTATTGACCCTAAACAATCCTATTTTATTGGAGATAAAGATACTGACATGCAAGCAGCTCAAAAGGCGGGAATAAAAGGCATTTTGGTTCCAATCAATGATTCATTAAATAAAATTAACATTCACTAA
- a CDS encoding kinase gives MIISKTPLRISFFGGGTDYPDYVFKHGGMVLSTTIDKYIYITLDKINPLSEVKYKIAYSKLESCNTLDEIQHPSVRECLRFVGITEGIEIHIMNDLPAKTGLGASSTFTVGLLNALYTYTNKKVSKEQLAKDAIYVEQKLIGEKVGLQDQAAAAIGGFNKITFEQNGDIKSTPLNLDQSKSNELQNNLLLFYTGVQRFAEDILNEQISKTKEGSINTDLSAIKHMVDKGHQLLTQNQHANFGKLLHEAWISKKKLSSAISSNALDNMYDLAMQAGALGGKLLGAGGGGFFVFYVEPKNHAQVRTALKEYQEIPFRFDTHGSQIIYQ, from the coding sequence ATGATTATATCTAAAACTCCTTTACGTATAAGCTTCTTTGGAGGTGGTACAGATTACCCGGATTATGTTTTTAAACATGGAGGTATGGTGCTATCTACCACCATTGATAAATATATTTATATCACATTAGACAAAATAAATCCATTAAGCGAAGTAAAGTATAAGATTGCTTATTCCAAATTAGAGTCTTGCAATACACTGGATGAAATCCAACACCCTTCCGTACGTGAATGCCTTAGATTTGTTGGCATAACAGAAGGAATTGAAATTCACATCATGAACGACCTTCCTGCAAAAACAGGATTAGGAGCATCTTCAACATTTACTGTTGGCTTGCTGAATGCATTATATACCTACACCAACAAAAAAGTAAGCAAAGAGCAGTTAGCCAAAGACGCCATTTATGTAGAGCAAAAACTTATTGGCGAAAAAGTAGGCCTGCAAGATCAAGCTGCTGCTGCAATTGGGGGCTTTAACAAAATCACCTTTGAACAAAATGGAGATATTAAATCCACCCCATTAAATTTAGACCAGTCTAAATCTAACGAGCTACAAAACAACTTATTATTATTTTACACAGGAGTGCAGCGCTTTGCAGAGGACATTTTAAACGAGCAAATAAGTAAAACAAAAGAAGGATCTATCAACACGGACCTTTCTGCTATAAAGCATATGGTGGACAAAGGACATCAATTGCTTACCCAAAACCAACATGCCAATTTTGGAAAACTGTTGCACGAAGCATGGATTTCAAAAAAGAAACTATCTTCTGCTATTTCGAGCAATGCACTAGACAACATGTATGATTTAGCAATGCAAGCAGGTGCTTTAGGAGGAAAACTGCTTGGTGCAGGAGGTGGAGGTTTTTTTGTTTTTTATGTAGAACCTAAAAATCATGCACAAGTAAGAACAGCACTTAAAGAGTATCAAGAAATACCTTTTAGATTTGACACGCATGGCTCACAAATTATCTATCAATAA
- a CDS encoding NTP transferase domain-containing protein translates to MNASSDIPVIILAGGKGTRIKHLLGDLPKPMYPVFEIPFLDYVISYLKKFGLSKFIISSGYQSEIIEQHYKNKPNILVIKEEEALGTGGAIMHCMQKDNSSENYLALNGDTLFLIDFSKFLNFSLISMRTCIALKKNQDTARYGSIALNTESTIISFSEKNTSNVEELKLINGGIYFLNKKEIENLDLPKINSLEVDVFPQLVSKRTLMGYSQDFNAEFIDIGTPETLYQVEEFISKHKLQIN, encoded by the coding sequence ATGAATGCTAGTTCAGATATTCCTGTAATTATACTTGCCGGAGGAAAAGGTACGCGTATAAAGCATCTATTGGGCGATTTGCCTAAACCAATGTACCCCGTTTTTGAGATTCCTTTTTTAGATTATGTAATATCATATTTAAAAAAATTTGGCTTGTCTAAATTTATTATTTCCTCAGGGTACCAATCGGAAATAATAGAACAACACTACAAAAACAAACCTAATATACTTGTAATTAAAGAAGAAGAAGCCTTGGGCACAGGTGGAGCTATCATGCATTGCATGCAAAAGGATAATTCTTCTGAAAACTATTTAGCATTAAATGGTGACACCTTGTTTCTAATTGACTTTAGCAAATTTTTAAACTTCTCGCTTATTTCAATGCGCACGTGTATTGCATTAAAAAAAAATCAAGACACTGCAAGATATGGAAGCATTGCGCTAAACACAGAGAGTACGATTATTTCGTTTAGCGAAAAAAACACAAGTAATGTAGAGGAACTAAAATTGATAAACGGAGGCATCTACTTTTTAAATAAAAAAGAAATTGAAAATTTAGACTTGCCTAAAATTAACAGTCTCGAAGTAGATGTGTTTCCTCAATTAGTTTCAAAAAGAACTCTAATGGGCTATTCACAAGATTTTAATGCTGAATTTATCGATATAGGAACACCTGAAACCCTTTACCAGGTAGAGGAGTTTATCTCAAAACATAAACTACAAATAAATTAA
- the lpcA gene encoding D-sedoheptulose 7-phosphate isomerase has protein sequence MSLTTNFKIAQDVLKDFSTPENFKKIELAASWIIETLKKDGKVISCGNGGSMCDAMHFAEEMTGRYQKNRPALAAVSISDPSHITCVANDYGYEFIFSRYVDSVGRTGDLLLAISTSGNSENVIKAIESAKAKNIKTIALTGKDGGKIASLVDLEIRVPYAGFADRIQEIHIKIIHNLIQLVEQAIYPELCK, from the coding sequence ATGTCTTTGACAACTAATTTTAAAATAGCACAGGATGTTTTGAAGGATTTTTCTACTCCTGAAAATTTCAAAAAAATTGAACTAGCTGCCTCTTGGATTATTGAAACTTTAAAAAAAGATGGAAAAGTTATTAGTTGTGGTAATGGTGGATCTATGTGCGATGCTATGCACTTTGCAGAAGAAATGACAGGAAGATATCAAAAAAACAGACCTGCATTAGCGGCAGTTTCTATATCTGATCCCTCACATATAACTTGCGTTGCCAATGATTACGGCTATGAATTTATTTTCTCTAGATATGTCGATTCTGTTGGCAGAACAGGCGATTTATTGTTAGCCATAAGCACAAGTGGTAATAGTGAAAATGTTATTAAAGCAATAGAAAGCGCAAAAGCAAAAAACATTAAAACCATTGCCCTAACGGGAAAAGATGGGGGAAAGATTGCTTCATTAGTAGATCTTGAAATTAGAGTTCCTTATGCAGGATTTGCTGATAGAATTCAGGAAATACATATTAAAATAATTCACAATCTTATTCAGTTGGTGGAACAAGCTATCTATCCTGAATTGTGTAAATAA
- a CDS encoding transketolase, producing MYFLAKAGHIGCSLSCIDLLIACMIHHKKEKDDFILSKGHAAAALYTSLNHIGEISDELLKTFYKNGTLLPAHPAPNAFKSIPFATGSLGHGFPIACGIAKSNVLLNNKAWVYVLMSDGETNEGTTWEAAHFAVQHKLNNLIVLIDKNKIQGFGNTIDILGDSASKEKWEALGFECAEIDGHDIDVIVDTIEILKKSTNDTPKVIIANTTKGKGVSYMENKMEWHYLPMNELQYKQAQSEINNSYLKNER from the coding sequence ATGTATTTTCTGGCAAAAGCTGGTCATATTGGCTGTTCATTGAGTTGTATTGATTTGTTGATTGCGTGTATGATTCACCATAAGAAAGAAAAGGATGATTTTATTCTTTCAAAAGGACATGCTGCCGCTGCTTTGTATACTTCATTAAATCACATAGGAGAGATATCAGACGAATTATTAAAAACATTTTATAAAAATGGCACGTTGTTGCCAGCTCATCCTGCTCCAAATGCTTTTAAATCAATTCCATTTGCAACAGGTTCATTAGGCCATGGTTTCCCAATTGCTTGTGGAATAGCTAAATCGAATGTGCTTTTAAATAATAAGGCGTGGGTGTATGTTTTAATGTCAGATGGAGAAACCAATGAGGGCACAACATGGGAAGCAGCGCATTTTGCAGTACAACATAAACTTAATAATTTAATTGTGTTAATAGACAAAAACAAAATACAAGGATTTGGAAATACTATAGATATACTTGGAGATTCGGCATCAAAGGAAAAGTGGGAAGCACTCGGTTTCGAATGCGCTGAAATTGATGGACACGATATTGATGTCATTGTTGACACTATCGAAATTCTAAAAAAATCAACCAATGATACCCCAAAAGTGATCATTGCAAATACAACAAAAGGTAAAGGGGTAAGCTATATGGAAAATAAAATGGAATGGCACTATTTACCAATGAATGAGCTGCAATACAAACAAGCACAAAGCGAAATTAACAATAGTTACCTAAAAAATGAGCGTTGA
- a CDS encoding NAD-dependent epimerase/dehydratase family protein, with amino-acid sequence MSVEEKIKQLNGPIFVFGASGFIGANLFDTIFKVRKDCFAITHDSTKAWRLKLLNVPFGNIIHCDILSSLSVTKAFNEYQPKTIFNLAAYGAYSKQSNVGLIYDTNVIGTVNVLENCTSEITYVHAGSSSEYGYNSAAPTEKDEVMPNSHYAVSKVSASYLVQFYSKVHHIPTVNLRLYSIYGDWEEPDRLIPRLIENVRQKKLPPFVSPDISRDFVYISDAVEAFICAANNINRETSGKSFNIASGEKITMRDLVDTAIKTFAVNTVPVWGSMENRKWDLAEWYGNPSQANLLLHWKAKVSLVDGLRKTYEWQEKINYENEIIPAFEKPQLNPVISAIIACYKDAQAIPFMYERLVKTFNDVKVRYEIIFVNDCSPDNTLEVLEEICNKDSNVVAITHSRNFGSQSAFLSGMEIATGDAVVLMDGDLQDPPEVIPAFIKKWQEGYDIVYGRRVKRETSLLLNFFYKLFYRLFSKLSYVKIPLDAGDFSLINRKAVKQLVALPETDQFLRGLRAWVGFKQTGVDYVRPERMFGVSTNNWRKNFWWAKKAIFSFSFAPLEFMSYLGFICTAVAFVAAIFQIIARLLYPNIPHGITTIIVLVLFFGGVQLLAMSFIGEYISKIFEETKKRPKFIRTTIRKGDKRYNTNEEINTFISQQLKND; translated from the coding sequence ATGAGCGTTGAAGAAAAAATAAAGCAATTAAATGGTCCTATTTTTGTTTTTGGCGCCAGTGGTTTTATAGGAGCTAATCTTTTCGACACTATTTTTAAAGTCAGAAAAGATTGCTTTGCAATTACTCACGACTCAACGAAAGCATGGAGGTTGAAATTGCTTAATGTTCCATTTGGCAATATTATACATTGTGATATATTATCCTCTTTATCTGTAACTAAAGCATTTAATGAATATCAACCCAAAACTATATTCAATCTAGCCGCATACGGTGCATACTCAAAGCAGTCGAATGTTGGTTTGATTTATGACACAAATGTGATTGGCACAGTTAATGTATTAGAAAATTGTACTTCTGAAATTACCTATGTGCATGCCGGGAGTAGTTCGGAATATGGATATAATAGCGCAGCACCAACCGAAAAGGATGAGGTTATGCCCAATAGCCATTATGCGGTTTCAAAGGTCTCTGCAAGTTATCTAGTTCAATTTTATTCAAAAGTCCATCATATACCTACTGTCAATCTTCGTTTATATTCTATTTATGGAGATTGGGAAGAACCAGACAGGTTAATACCTAGGCTTATTGAAAATGTTCGTCAGAAAAAACTCCCTCCTTTTGTATCGCCTGATATAAGCAGGGATTTTGTTTATATCTCCGATGCCGTTGAAGCATTTATCTGTGCTGCAAACAATATAAATCGAGAAACCTCTGGTAAGTCTTTTAATATTGCGAGTGGAGAAAAAATAACGATGCGTGATCTTGTAGATACAGCAATAAAGACATTTGCTGTTAATACTGTTCCTGTTTGGGGAAGTATGGAAAACAGGAAATGGGATCTGGCAGAATGGTATGGTAATCCTTCTCAAGCCAACTTACTTTTACACTGGAAAGCAAAAGTGTCATTGGTAGATGGTTTAAGAAAAACATACGAATGGCAGGAGAAAATCAATTATGAAAATGAAATTATTCCCGCATTTGAAAAACCGCAACTCAACCCCGTAATTAGTGCAATTATTGCATGTTATAAAGATGCACAAGCAATCCCTTTTATGTATGAGCGTTTAGTGAAGACGTTTAATGATGTAAAAGTTCGTTATGAAATTATTTTTGTGAATGATTGTTCTCCGGATAATACATTGGAAGTGTTGGAAGAAATTTGCAATAAAGATTCTAATGTTGTTGCAATAACTCATTCGCGAAATTTCGGTTCCCAGTCGGCATTTTTAAGTGGAATGGAGATTGCCACAGGAGACGCTGTAGTGCTTATGGATGGTGACTTGCAAGATCCTCCTGAAGTTATACCTGCATTTATTAAAAAATGGCAAGAGGGGTATGATATTGTTTATGGAAGAAGGGTTAAGAGGGAAACATCATTGTTACTTAACTTTTTTTATAAACTTTTCTATCGTCTTTTCAGTAAATTATCCTACGTAAAAATACCTTTGGATGCTGGGGATTTTTCTTTGATAAATAGAAAGGCTGTTAAGCAATTAGTGGCTTTGCCTGAAACAGATCAATTTTTGAGAGGGTTGCGAGCCTGGGTAGGGTTTAAGCAAACTGGGGTTGATTATGTTAGACCTGAAAGGATGTTTGGAGTATCGACTAACAATTGGAGGAAAAATTTCTGGTGGGCAAAAAAGGCCATATTCTCTTTTAGCTTTGCACCTCTTGAGTTTATGAGCTATTTGGGATTTATTTGCACTGCCGTAGCTTTTGTAGCAGCTATATTTCAAATTATAGCAAGGTTGTTGTATCCTAATATACCACATGGTATAACAACAATAATTGTATTAGTGCTTTTTTTTGGAGGTGTTCAATTACTTGCAATGTCATTCATAGGAGAGTACATCAGCAAAATATTTGAAGAGACAAAAAAACGACCCAAATTTATTCGTACAACTATTCGTAAAGGAGATAAACGTTATAATACCAATGAGGAAATAAATACATTTATTTCTCAGCAGTTAAAAAATGATTAA
- a CDS encoding class I SAM-dependent methyltransferase — MFSIKDDRGYNQGFAPSKTLVIRTKRRCQIMMDEMELTKNVDVLEIGCGTGEISNLIASTSSAKVLGTDLCIPFIEEAKEKYILPNLSFEVLNFNKPETLQGKQFDYIIGNGILHHLYYNLDEALKNIRFLLKPNGKMIFLEPNLKNPYCYVIFSFPYFRKLAHLEPDEMAFTRKFIQNKLKTAGFQNIKVSYKDFLLPIIPVFLIKSVIFIGNIAEKIFGINRMSQSIFIVANK, encoded by the coding sequence ATGTTTTCAATAAAAGATGATAGAGGCTATAATCAAGGTTTTGCTCCATCAAAAACATTGGTGATCAGAACTAAAAGAAGATGCCAGATTATGATGGATGAAATGGAATTAACAAAGAATGTAGATGTTCTTGAAATTGGTTGCGGTACTGGAGAAATTTCAAATTTAATAGCGTCAACTTCCAGTGCAAAAGTTTTAGGTACAGATTTGTGTATACCTTTTATAGAAGAAGCAAAAGAAAAATACATTTTGCCTAATTTATCTTTTGAAGTGTTGAATTTTAATAAACCTGAAACACTACAAGGAAAACAATTTGATTACATAATAGGCAATGGTATTTTACACCACTTATATTATAATCTTGATGAAGCTTTGAAGAACATTCGTTTTTTGCTAAAACCAAATGGCAAAATGATTTTTCTTGAACCCAATTTAAAAAACCCATACTGTTATGTAATTTTTTCGTTCCCATATTTTAGAAAACTTGCTCATCTTGAGCCTGATGAAATGGCATTTACACGCAAATTTATTCAGAACAAACTTAAAACAGCTGGGTTCCAAAATATTAAAGTAAGTTACAAGGATTTCTTGCTTCCAATTATTCCAGTTTTCTTGATTAAGTCTGTAATTTTTATTGGTAATATAGCTGAAAAGATATTTGGTATAAACCGTATGTCTCAATCTATATTCATTGTTGCAAATAAATAA
- a CDS encoding transketolase, which yields MRKTFSIHIEKILSEDEKVVFITGDLGFNALENLQNKFPKQFINAGVAEQNMISMAAGMAYKGYKVFCYSIAPFIVYRCLEQFRNDVCFHNLPVFIVGNGGGYGYGIMGSSHHAIEDIACLSGLPNNTCWVPAFTGDVRSILNAIIKNSRPAYLRLGLGNENPFDNKYYGSFNVLLFNQKAEVTIVAMGPVVDNAIKAIQQNNIQNRVNLLTCNSLPLEFTTEVESLFSSTGKLVVVEEHVSVGGLAQQLSVEILKKGIQLKVFKSLCAKGYLSKRYGDQGFHQKESGLDIENISTVLKEIIND from the coding sequence GTGAGAAAAACATTTTCTATTCATATTGAAAAGATATTATCGGAAGATGAAAAAGTCGTTTTTATAACAGGAGACCTTGGGTTCAATGCGCTAGAAAATTTACAAAATAAATTTCCTAAACAATTTATAAATGCAGGTGTTGCCGAACAAAACATGATAAGTATGGCGGCTGGCATGGCTTATAAAGGCTATAAGGTATTCTGTTATAGCATTGCTCCATTTATTGTTTATCGTTGTTTAGAGCAGTTTCGTAACGATGTTTGTTTTCATAACCTACCTGTATTTATAGTTGGTAATGGAGGAGGTTATGGTTATGGTATTATGGGATCCTCGCATCACGCTATTGAGGACATTGCCTGTTTAAGTGGACTTCCTAATAATACTTGTTGGGTTCCTGCATTTACTGGAGATGTGCGGTCTATTTTAAATGCAATTATAAAAAATTCAAGACCGGCCTACCTAAGACTCGGGTTAGGGAATGAAAACCCTTTTGATAACAAGTACTATGGAAGTTTTAATGTTTTACTTTTTAATCAGAAAGCGGAAGTTACGATTGTTGCCATGGGACCTGTTGTGGATAATGCTATTAAGGCCATTCAGCAGAATAATATTCAAAATCGTGTAAATCTTTTAACATGTAATTCTCTTCCTCTCGAATTTACTACAGAAGTAGAGAGTTTATTTTCATCCACAGGCAAACTTGTAGTAGTGGAAGAGCATGTAAGTGTTGGTGGTTTAGCTCAACAACTTTCCGTTGAAATTTTAAAAAAAGGCATACAGTTAAAAGTTTTTAAGTCTCTTTGTGCAAAAGGTTATCTAAGTAAAAGGTATGGAGATCAAGGGTTTCATCAAAAAGAATCGGGCCTTGATATAGAAAACATTTCTACTGTATTGAAAGAAATAATCAACGATTAA
- a CDS encoding glycosyltransferase family 39 protein produces MAKKTKNNQPAKQSATTNTGASSNIKKNNSTIEEKVCLGLLVCLIILIYIIRSKFINIPFERDEGSYCYNGLQLIDGKIPYKDFYEMKFPGIFYLYAFVIKFFGETVQGVHTGFMWINILSIVFVYLASRKMFSPIAGIISATTMAFVSLTPSLSGFTTQSEHGVALFISLGLLLYAYARSKNHFLFYLFAGACMAMAVMIKTTSIFMAVWGGIIIVTEFLFEKEKKYKYFFKNIAAYSVGGFLIVGIFFLIIIVKGGLNEMLYWTFEYSKKYTQLMPFEEGVKYFKYTRDAILQNHKFFWYHSILALAVCLFRFIPYQLKAFGITLLACSFLTIVPGYFFYGHYWIQVVPGLAVVAGLTYHCIKTAFEKLKLGKFSIKYIYLTVFGILVFNHTKAQKSYYFHPNYELILRQTYGNNPFPEAMKIGDFINANTKPEDNIVLLGSEPEIYFYTKKRCPSRHFYFTALVTNVPEHKEWQRQFVKDTEKANPKYLVYFDHQISLMVQPNVDHYVFEWANEYVTKNYKLVGLIDMTDGQRSKYLFGNEIGNYQPSPGTNIFIYERNN; encoded by the coding sequence ATGGCAAAAAAAACGAAAAATAATCAACCTGCTAAACAATCAGCTACAACCAATACAGGAGCTTCGTCAAATATTAAAAAAAACAATTCAACGATAGAAGAGAAAGTATGTTTAGGACTGCTGGTTTGTCTAATTATTCTTATTTACATCATTCGTTCCAAATTCATTAACATCCCATTTGAGCGGGATGAAGGCAGTTATTGCTATAATGGCTTACAGCTAATTGATGGTAAAATTCCATATAAAGATTTCTACGAGATGAAATTTCCTGGTATTTTTTATTTATACGCTTTTGTGATTAAATTTTTTGGCGAAACAGTTCAAGGAGTTCATACCGGTTTTATGTGGATTAACATTTTATCGATAGTGTTTGTGTACTTGGCGTCTAGAAAAATGTTTAGTCCTATTGCAGGAATTATTTCTGCTACAACAATGGCATTCGTCTCATTAACGCCTAGTTTAAGCGGTTTTACAACTCAATCAGAACATGGTGTTGCATTATTTATAAGCTTAGGTTTGTTACTATACGCTTATGCTCGAAGCAAAAATCATTTTTTATTCTATTTATTTGCAGGTGCATGTATGGCAATGGCTGTAATGATTAAAACTACAAGCATTTTTATGGCAGTTTGGGGTGGAATAATAATAGTTACAGAGTTTCTGTTTGAAAAGGAAAAGAAGTACAAATATTTTTTTAAAAATATTGCAGCATATTCAGTTGGAGGCTTTTTAATAGTTGGAATTTTCTTTTTAATTATAATAGTAAAAGGAGGCTTAAACGAAATGCTGTATTGGACTTTCGAATACTCAAAAAAATACACCCAACTAATGCCTTTTGAAGAAGGAGTTAAATACTTTAAATACACTCGAGATGCTATATTACAGAATCATAAGTTTTTTTGGTATCATTCGATATTAGCTTTGGCAGTTTGTTTATTTCGCTTTATACCTTACCAATTAAAAGCTTTTGGAATTACATTATTGGCTTGTTCATTTTTAACAATAGTTCCTGGTTATTTCTTTTACGGACATTATTGGATACAGGTTGTGCCTGGATTAGCTGTTGTTGCGGGACTAACATATCATTGTATAAAAACTGCTTTTGAAAAATTAAAACTTGGCAAGTTCAGTATAAAATATATTTACTTGACAGTTTTCGGAATTCTAGTTTTTAATCATACCAAAGCACAAAAATCATATTATTTTCATCCCAATTACGAATTAATTCTAAGGCAAACCTATGGAAATAATCCATTTCCAGAGGCAATGAAGATTGGTGATTTCATAAACGCCAATACCAAACCTGAGGATAACATAGTGCTTCTTGGATCTGAACCAGAAATTTATTTTTACACAAAAAAAAGATGTCCATCTCGTCACTTTTATTTTACGGCACTTGTAACAAATGTGCCGGAACATAAAGAATGGCAAAGGCAATTTGTAAAAGATACAGAAAAAGCAAATCCCAAATATTTGGTTTATTTCGACCATCAAATCTCATTAATGGTTCAACCAAATGTAGATCATTATGTTTTTGAATGGGCTAATGAATATGTAACAAAAAACTACAAATTGGTTGGTTTGATAGATATGACAGATGGTCAGAGAAGTAAGTATTTATTTGGAAATGAAATTGGAAATTATCAGCCATCACCAGGAACTAATATTTTTATATATGAAAGGAATAATTAA
- a CDS encoding glycosyltransferase family 8 protein produces MGTRCNIGCATDKNYAQHLGIMIYSLLVNTKTPTNFDFYIVDGGISNEDIKRFEEIQKQFNCKMYFLKPDRKYFEKLKVYEIYSEATYYRYFLMDTTAVEKMLFLDCDMIVEGDVSELYETTLNGNILSAVFDPLVPKKHLEKLKLESYFNAGLFLVDCKRWQKEKISQRAYQFQLENEKMLEFPDQDSLNIVLKNNWQMLSFKWNVLAKVGLVKYGLGNLNCKYASKKEIIEIFNNPQIIHYANRLFKPWNYLDPTPYKKNYLHYKNLSPWSSVPQFGNSALGIISRLSFYVSFTLKYFFRNFK; encoded by the coding sequence ATGGGGACTAGATGTAATATAGGCTGTGCAACTGATAAAAATTATGCCCAACATCTAGGTATAATGATTTATAGTTTGTTAGTAAATACAAAAACTCCAACCAATTTCGATTTTTATATAGTTGATGGAGGTATTTCTAATGAGGACATTAAACGCTTTGAAGAAATTCAGAAGCAGTTTAATTGCAAAATGTACTTCTTGAAACCAGATAGAAAATATTTTGAAAAATTAAAGGTTTATGAAATATATAGCGAGGCTACGTACTACAGATATTTCTTGATGGATACTACTGCTGTAGAAAAAATGCTTTTTTTGGATTGCGATATGATTGTGGAAGGAGATGTAAGTGAGCTTTACGAAACAACCCTAAATGGGAATATCTTGTCAGCTGTTTTTGATCCCTTAGTGCCTAAAAAACATTTAGAAAAATTAAAACTAGAAAGCTATTTTAATGCGGGTTTGTTTTTAGTTGATTGTAAAAGATGGCAAAAGGAAAAAATATCACAAAGAGCATATCAATTTCAACTAGAAAATGAAAAAATGTTAGAGTTTCCTGATCAAGATTCTCTAAATATAGTTTTGAAAAATAATTGGCAAATGTTGTCCTTTAAGTGGAATGTTCTAGCAAAAGTAGGGTTAGTAAAATATGGACTAGGAAATCTAAACTGTAAATACGCTTCAAAAAAAGAGATAATTGAAATTTTCAATAACCCACAAATTATTCATTATGCAAATAGATTATTTAAACCTTGGAATTATTTAGATCCAACACCATACAAAAAAAACTATTTACATTATAAAAATCTATCACCATGGTCATCAGTGCCTCAATTTGGCAATTCTGCTTTGGGAATAATAAGTAGATTGAGTTTTTATGTATCCTTTACACTTAAATACTTTTTCAGGAATTTTAAATAG
- a CDS encoding class I SAM-dependent methyltransferase, translating into MKILKCSKTGFRFYYPIEVEGDNEFYKNLYSNHTSNLYKTEKWEFLEVAKMISANSTVLDIGCGGGEFFKFLDGKNCECFGLDKSDFAAELLLSKGIKFSKESIEDFSEKNKEKFDYITGFQILEHVKNPGTFLTCLCKMLKKGGTLFIAVPNNEPYFLKYDKYHTLNLPPHHMGLWNEESLTKMAPYFGLTCKTIKFEGFDYALDFFSRKTGINNTVIRGLLKSLLSLFFTNTLGKRTVLAIYTKN; encoded by the coding sequence GTGAAAATTTTAAAATGCAGCAAAACAGGGTTTCGTTTTTATTATCCCATAGAAGTTGAAGGTGATAATGAGTTTTATAAAAATTTATATTCTAACCACACATCTAATTTATATAAAACTGAAAAATGGGAATTTCTTGAAGTTGCGAAAATGATTTCTGCTAATTCTACTGTTTTAGATATTGGTTGTGGTGGGGGTGAATTTTTTAAATTTTTGGACGGTAAAAATTGTGAATGTTTTGGATTAGATAAAAGTGATTTTGCAGCTGAACTGTTACTATCTAAAGGCATTAAATTCAGTAAAGAGTCTATCGAAGATTTTTCAGAAAAAAATAAAGAAAAATTTGATTACATCACAGGATTTCAAATTTTAGAGCATGTAAAGAATCCCGGTACTTTTTTAACGTGTTTATGCAAAATGCTTAAAAAGGGAGGAACTCTTTTTATTGCAGTTCCAAACAATGAGCCCTATTTTTTGAAATACGACAAATACCATACCTTAAACTTACCACCCCACCATATGGGGCTTTGGAATGAAGAGAGCTTAACCAAAATGGCCCCATACTTTGGGCTAACATGTAAGACTATAAAATTTGAAGGTTTTGATTATGCCTTAGATTTCTTTAGTCGCAAAACGGGCATAAATAATACTGTAATTAGAGGACTACTGAAAAGTTTATTATCTCTTTTTTTCACGAACACATTGGGGAAGCGTACCGTGTTAGCCATTTATACCAAAAATTAA